CTGCGGACCCGCCCCTTGGCCCGCATGCGGGGGGTTCGCCAGATGGGGATGGCCTATGTCATCTACCCCGGGGCGCATCACACGCGCTTCGAGCACATGATCGGGGCCATGCACACGGCCTGGCTGATTGCGGGTGACCTGCCCATCTTCGCCCACCAGGAAAAGCGCCTGCTGCGCTTGGCGGCCCTCTGCCACGACCTCGGCCATCGTCCCTATTCCCATTCTCTGGAAGACGCGGCCCGGCGCTACGCCGGCAAGCCCGGTCTTCATTTTCTGGACGACTACCTCGACCACGAGGACTACACGCGCGACCTGCTGCTACACGACCCTGAGATTGGTGAGGTTCTCAGCCGGCATCCCGATTACCGACACATCGACCGGGCCGAACTCGCCGCCCTGGCCACGGGCGAACACCCGCGTCGGGACCTCAATTTGCTGACGCACGGCGAGATCGATGCCGACCGCATCGATTACGTGATTCGCGATAACTATTACTGCGGATTCGCGCATGGCATCGATCTCCAGTCCCTGCGCAACCTGTGGGCGTTGGATGCCCAGCACGGCCTGGTGCTGAGCGCGACGCACACCTACATTGCCGCCCAGTTGCTGGCCGCGCGTTACCAGCTGATCTCCAACGTCCAGAACAACCCGTTGTCGCGCCTCGGTGACCTGTTGCTGGCCGAGGCCATCCGGGAGGCGTTGGTGAACGCGGATGAGCTCGTTCAGGCGCGCTTTCGTCAGGTCGCCAACGAGGGCCAGGACGTCGACATGGAGCATTTTCTGCGGGAACGGGCGCCCCGGGCCTGGGGCGCGCTGGCGGATCTCGTGGCCGGGCGGCCCCCGTTCGAGTTGGTGGAGGCCTTCGACTTCCCGCTGCTGTCTCCGGCTGCCCGCTACGCGCTGCAATCGTTGCATCAACGCCAGGGTAGCGTCTCGCGGCCGCTCCAAGAGCGCTTGCAAGGGGCCCTCGAACGCCCGTTGCTGATCGACATCGCGCGGGTCAGCCCCCCGGTGTCGCCGCTGCGCACCCAGCGGGTCGGCCACGTGCCCTGGCACGGCCGCCTGACCGATCTGCCGATGGTGAGTGGCATCATCACGGCCTCGCTGGAGGCCACCGCGATCCAGGTCTACACGCCGCCGGACGAACCGTTCCGGATGTCCGAGGACGATTTTTCGGACTGGGTGACGCGCTATCGTCGCATCGATCCCTCCATGACGCCTCAGAAGGCGGAACACGTGGTGCAGGAATTCTGGCGCGGGGAGCGCTCCCGATTCGGCCTGCTGCTGGCGCTGGAAAGTCAGGTGATGGACCAGTTGCTGGATCGTCTTCCCCAAGACCCGGCGCGGCTGGACATCCTGTTTCTGACGCTCTACGCGGCGCTCAATCGTCTGGAAGCGGCGCTGGATGAGGCGCGTCTGTACCTCGATGGACGGGAGGCCGTCTGGACCCTGCTGGGCCACCCGGCCGTGCGGGCCATCTGGGCCGAGCGGATACCCGCCAGCTACGGTTCGGATGAACATTCCGGGGCGCTGCGCAACGACCTGCAATACCTGCGGCAATCGGGCCTGCTCTACGCGACCACGCGACTGGAGCGCGTCCGCAACGTGTTCGTGGAACGTCACAAGTATGGCGCCACCGGTTGGGGCCGGCGCCTGGCCAGTCAGCTGCTCGAACCGTTAGAAGGGGTGGAGCTGGCCGAGCGCCTGGCCGTGGCCATGGACGGGGTCTTCGGATCGAGTATCGAGGCTTATCAGGCGTACTTCCAGTTGCTGGGTGACGAAGAGCCCGGCAGTTCGGTGAGACGTCGCGAGTTGCGCCGGCAGATGCCGATCGCGGTCACGCGCTGAACTCTTCGCTCGTCAGGCGCTCGCCCTCGAAACGCTGGCCGCGCATGAGGCGCTGAAACGTGGTTTTCAAGGCCTCACCGGGTTCCAGCCCGAATTTCTTGGCCAGATGCGTCTCGGTGCGCTTGAAATGGCGCAGGGCCTCCTCGCGCTTGCCCAGGCGGGCCAGGGCGATCAGTTTGGCCCGGTGCGCGTTCTCGTGCAGCACATCGTGTTTCAGCGCCTGTTCGGCCACCCGCAGGAGTTCCTTGGCGTCCTGACGGGCCAGGAAGGTTTCGAACAGCGTCTCGTAGCCGTGCTGGGCCATCTGGCGAAAGCGTTCCCGCTCGATCACGCACCAGTCGTCGTCACAGGACGACAGAAAGGGACCGCGATAGAGCTCGAGCGCCCGACTCAGCGATGCCTGGCGCTCCTCAGGCTTCAGCTGAGGCTCCAAGGCGTGGCGCGACAGGTACAGGAATTCTTCCGCGTCGAAACTGTAATGCAGACTGAAATTGAACGTGTAGCGGCCGTCCCGCAGCAGAATGAAGCGGGAGGTCTGATGCTTGTCGAGGTCAGGCTGCAGGGCCTGCCGCAGGCGCGAGACGAGCATCAAAGACGCCGACGAACGTGAATCGCCTTGATGGCCAAAGATGGCGGAGAGTTCTTCGCGGGTCAGGCCGCGGCGATGCAGCATCAGGTGGAGCAGCAACTGCTGGGTCTTCTTGGAGGTCATCAAGGCTTCAATGGGCTTGCCGTGCTCATCCCGCACCTCGACCTGCCCGAAGGCGCGCACGGTCAGCACCGAGTGCAGGGCTTGATCCGCTTGCGGGACGATCCGCACGCGTTCGTGAAAGCTGCGGCTCTCCAGCTGCTTGAGGTGCGCGAAATCATATTCCTCGGCGCGTTTGCAGGCCTGATGAAAGAGCGTGTTGGCGGCCTGGGTGTCGCCGCGAGCCTGTTGGATGCGGGCCAGGGCGAACTCGACCATGGTCTGAAAATAGTGAAAGCCGTGGCGCTCCGTGTAGCGATGAATCGGGTTCAGCAGGTCTTCCGCCAGCTGAACCTCGCCCAGTTCCAGGTGCAGGCGGGCGGTCACCTCGGCCAGGTTGAAGCTGGCCGGGTCACTCAGCGGCAAGCCGCGCAGCTCTCGGGCCTGCGCGAGCAGGTCGGCGGCCCGCGTCCAGGCGCCTTGATGCATCGCCACTTCGGCCTGGCTGGCCAGGGCATTGGCCTGGGCCAGCGTGTCCCCGTGTTCACTGGCGGTATGGCGCGATGATTCGAAGTAGAGGGTCGCTTTGGGCCAATCGCCCCGCTGGGCGTTGATTTCTCCCAGCGTCCACTCGACATGGGCCAGGTCGCGGCCGCTGCCGAGTTGGTTGGCCAGGTGGCCGGCCTGCTCGGCCGCCTCCCAGGCGCCGCGGAGGTTGCCCTCCAGCAGCAGGATGCGCGCCAGGTTGTTGTAGACCATCGGGATCGGCAGTTTGAGGGAGTCCTCGGCACAGCGGATCGCGCCCAGGTAGGTCTCGCGCGCTTTGGCGAATTTCCCGACCTTGGAGTGACACAGCCCCAGATTGATCAACACCTTGCCCTGGCCCATGCGGTCGGTGGCCAAGCCGAACAATCGCAGCGATTCCTCCAAGTACGTCATG
This sequence is a window from Candidatus Sericytochromatia bacterium. Protein-coding genes within it:
- a CDS encoding BTAD domain-containing putative transcriptional regulator; translation: MRASAAQSSPPWLPFTFLAPRAPADQVSRPHLLQRLAEGLRPDKRLTVLWGPAGLGKSSLAADWLRGSGRPGLWYNMTPFSLDPALFLSNLLVGLRQVFPTFDPSWAPLLESAGYKAASSAVTGNLHEALAELAPQGFVLVLDWWDAAPTPALRVVIELALDLLPDHAQLVLVSDRPDTLNHLPALSRECVLLGPDELALTPEERRRLGWGEPSDGPSDWLDWRWRLWCQSQGVAPGASLPPPWDRVLAAAAHLPWVEPAIWHSVADPISPWPAAVTWPPILMPLESPHPLWLVHPAARDRFGQTLSETDAREIARRLGVYMTTISPLHAVRAFISAGDMHQAEALAAPAGEHLLGAYHHQALAELLSLFPDAHRAGSPRLSCLQGDLKRVTGALDDAMTHYQTAESQARHRHDASWQGRALAGQAALYGIRGDERFYKLATDAKEVLPAEDLAGRANAYNLLGIYHMQNNELPLAMTYLEESLRLFGLATDRMGQGKVLINLGLCHSKVGKFAKARETYLGAIRCAEDSLKLPIPMVYNNLARILLLEGNLRGAWEAAEQAGHLANQLGSGRDLAHVEWTLGEINAQRGDWPKATLYFESSRHTASEHGDTLAQANALASQAEVAMHQGAWTRAADLLAQARELRGLPLSDPASFNLAEVTARLHLELGEVQLAEDLLNPIHRYTERHGFHYFQTMVEFALARIQQARGDTQAANTLFHQACKRAEEYDFAHLKQLESRSFHERVRIVPQADQALHSVLTVRAFGQVEVRDEHGKPIEALMTSKKTQQLLLHLMLHRRGLTREELSAIFGHQGDSRSSASLMLVSRLRQALQPDLDKHQTSRFILLRDGRYTFNFSLHYSFDAEEFLYLSRHALEPQLKPEERQASLSRALELYRGPFLSSCDDDWCVIERERFRQMAQHGYETLFETFLARQDAKELLRVAEQALKHDVLHENAHRAKLIALARLGKREEALRHFKRTETHLAKKFGLEPGEALKTTFQRLMRGQRFEGERLTSEEFSA
- a CDS encoding HD domain-containing protein, which gives rise to MSLHFTSSIRDPIHGLIPLTACERDLLRTRPLARMRGVRQMGMAYVIYPGAHHTRFEHMIGAMHTAWLIAGDLPIFAHQEKRLLRLAALCHDLGHRPYSHSLEDAARRYAGKPGLHFLDDYLDHEDYTRDLLLHDPEIGEVLSRHPDYRHIDRAELAALATGEHPRRDLNLLTHGEIDADRIDYVIRDNYYCGFAHGIDLQSLRNLWALDAQHGLVLSATHTYIAAQLLAARYQLISNVQNNPLSRLGDLLLAEAIREALVNADELVQARFRQVANEGQDVDMEHFLRERAPRAWGALADLVAGRPPFELVEAFDFPLLSPAARYALQSLHQRQGSVSRPLQERLQGALERPLLIDIARVSPPVSPLRTQRVGHVPWHGRLTDLPMVSGIITASLEATAIQVYTPPDEPFRMSEDDFSDWVTRYRRIDPSMTPQKAEHVVQEFWRGERSRFGLLLALESQVMDQLLDRLPQDPARLDILFLTLYAALNRLEAALDEARLYLDGREAVWTLLGHPAVRAIWAERIPASYGSDEHSGALRNDLQYLRQSGLLYATTRLERVRNVFVERHKYGATGWGRRLASQLLEPLEGVELAERLAVAMDGVFGSSIEAYQAYFQLLGDEEPGSSVRRRELRRQMPIAVTR